One Scyliorhinus canicula chromosome 9, sScyCan1.1, whole genome shotgun sequence DNA segment encodes these proteins:
- the LOC119970931 gene encoding sperm acrosomal protein FSA-ACR.1-like, whose translation MQPLAEQPLAEQPLAVKPLAEQPLAVKPLAEQPLAELPLAEQPLAEQSLAEQPLAEQSLAEQPLAEQLLAEQPLAEQPLAEQSLAEQPLAEPPLAEQPLAVKPLAEQQLPEQPLAVKPLAEQQLAEQSLAEQPLAEPPLAEQPLAVKPLAEQPLAVKPLVEQPLAEQPLAEPPLAEQPLAVKPLAEQQLPEQPLAVKTLVEQPLAE comes from the coding sequence ATGCAACCACTGGCAGAGCAGCCACTGGCAGAGCAGCCACTGGCGGTGAAGCCACTGGCAGAGCAGCCACTGGCGGTGAAGCCACTGGCGGAGCAGCCACTGGCGGAGCTGCCTCTGGCGGAGCAACCACTGGCGGAGCAGTCACTGGCGGAGCAGCCACTGGCGGAGCAGTCACTGGCGGAGCAGCCACTGGCGGAGCAGCTACTGGCGGAGCAGCCTCTGGCAGAGCAACCACTGGCGGAGCAGTCACTGGCGGAGCAGCCACTGGCGGAACCGCCTCTGGCAGAGCAGCCTCTGGCGGTGAAGCCGCTGGCAGAGCAGCAACTGCCGGAGCAGCCATTGGCGGTGAAGCCACTGGCGGAGCAGCAACTGGCGGAGCAGTCACTGGCGGAGCAGCCGCTGGCGGAACCGCCTCTGGCAGAGCAGCCACTGGCGGTGAAGCCACTGGCGGAGCAGCCACTGGCGGTGAAGCCACTGGTGGAGCAGCCACTGGCAGAGCAGCCACTGGCGGAACCGCCTCTGGCAGAGCAGCCTCTGGCGGTGAAGCCACTGGCAGAGCAGCAACTGCCGGAGCAGCCATTGGCGGTGAAGACACTGGTGGAGCAGCCACTGGCGGAGTAG